DNA from Felis catus isolate Fca126 chromosome B3, F.catus_Fca126_mat1.0, whole genome shotgun sequence:
ACAGCATTTCTGCCAAAGATTTCTTGGCAGTGCATAGTGCGGTCAGTGCAGTTTCCATGATAGCAGTAGCCCTCTTCAGTGCACAGGGTTCCATCTTGCATATAGAAGTCATCAGGGCACTCCACGGACACCCCACGGCAGTATTCTGGAAGATCACATATATTTTGGATTGGCCTGCCGAGTGTCCCAGCGTCGGAATAGGTGCAGTTTGTACAGCATCTGCCTGTATTACATTTGCTGCCAGGGGTTAGAATACAGTCACTCGTACAGCAGGGATTGTTGTAGCACTGCTTGAAGGAGCCACAATCACACTGCTCACCTGGCTCCACTACATAGTTTCCACAACGATCGTGAGTCAGGCTTTTATTGAAATAGGAAAGTCCTGAGTCAAATATGCACTcacaaaaattattcaccactacATGCTGCATATGAATGAAGGAACAGTTACTGAAAGAATCTGTCATAATAGGGTATTGATTCATAATGCAGGTAGACCTCCTCTGGCATGCACAAAACTTATTGTCATAAAAAATACCAATAGATTTTGCAATTTTTTGGGGCTACTAACAcagacaacaataaaaaatgtctgCCTAGAGAAGCAAGCGAGATGATGGATTTTGGTCCACATACCGCGTATGTGGCTGGCTGAAACTGAAGTTCATGTGGTGCATCTTTGTTGATAAGTAAAGCTGTATGTGGTTTAAAAGCAACAAACAAGTGTCTTTGAAAGTAGATATGAATCGGACTCCCTGGCACCTGAAAATTGTTCAAGACAACTGGATCTTCCAGATTATAAATGACCATGGAGGAAATATAGTGCCTTACATCAATACCTTGAAGCATTGAGTCAGTCAAACTAACAAGCCTCACGAGGATTCGGGCACATTTTGACACGTTGTTGAACACACTATACATTGTTTTGGAACCGAGAACAAGTCCTTTCAAAATTCCATGATGGGATGAATACAACTTACTAGAGATCCTGGGGGCTGCACTGATATTTGCTTGAGAGAACAGTGGGTTCCTATCCCCCTTATATCCCAGGTTATAAGTAGGTCCCGTTGCATGGGTGTCTGCCACTATCTGAGAAAAAACGTGTTCAAACCGTTGGGAATCGCTGAGGGGTCTGATTTCATAGGCAAGGTCATCCAACTTCATGATACCTTCAAGGCCCCCATAGCACGTGTCCATGGTGACCATGGAAAGAGGAATCTCCTCCAGGTAGCCGAGGTAGAAACAGTCTGGAGGGATGAAGGGGTAGTCCATCTGCAAGGCTCCCTGATCATCCTGAGTCATCATCAGCAAATGTCTGGACCAAAAGAGTTTCTTGTGCCTCATGTGGATAACATGGCTCTTGCCCCCAAAATGCAGGCTATAGgacagccagccaggcatctgAACGCCCTTGCCGTGGTGCAACTCCTTCTTGGGAATTACCACCTCAGAAGAGATGTAGCGCCATGAGGGACGACCTTGAGAACCTTGGACAGGAGCCAGCAATGCCCAGAGCGCAAACAGCAAGAGGGGTGCCCTCAGGGTGACCtggccctctgccagcctcatGCCCCTGCTCAGGGATATCTGCCAGTGAGAGTGGGTAAATGGAGGATCCTCAGCAAATCCAGGTCTAGACCATCTGACAGAACAGAGGGCTGGACCGGGTGGCCAGCACCCTACACCTCGGGGCCACCTGTGGGGTTAGGTAACAGTCACAGGGTGTGGCATTGGGTGACCCTGCTCATCAGTTCACCTGGGGTGGATGTAGGAGAGGCAGGTGAGCCATGGTCAAGAGTGGTCACATGGACATGGGTAGGGACTTGGACCCAGAAACATGGCTCTATTCAACACattccatcttttctccttctACTTGGATACGGGATATGCAATTATAACACACTGAAGTTCTCTACCAATTCCACGTCCTGTGGTACTGCTGGGTCACTTTCTCTGGATGACTGCTTTTCCTCATTATGGAGACCAATGCTTCCTACTTCCATGGGATATGGAGGTAGACTGTCAAGTTTACCTTTGTACGTATTGAAAAACATCGCTTTGTAATTTTACATGTCTTATTCTGGTTGGCTATTAGTTTGCAAGCCATTTGATCCTTTTGGTTGTTGCTTTGA
Protein-coding regions in this window:
- the LOC123386298 gene encoding LOW QUALITY PROTEIN: disintegrin and metalloproteinase domain-containing protein 21-like (The sequence of the model RefSeq protein was modified relative to this genomic sequence to represent the inferred CDS: inserted 1 base in 1 codon; deleted 1 base in 1 codon), giving the protein MRLAEGQVTLRAPLLLFALWALLAPVQGSQGRPSWRYISSEVVIPKKELHHGKGVQMPGWLSYSLHFGGKSHVIHMRHKKLFWSRHLLMMTQDDQGALQMDYPFIPPDCFYLGYLEEIPLSMVTMDTCYGGLEGIMKLDDLAYEIRPLSDSQRFEHVFSQIVADTHATGPTYNLGYKGDRNPLFSQANISAAPRISSKLYSSHHGILKGLVLGSKTMYSVFNNVSKCARILVRLVSLTDSMLQGIDVRHYISSMVIYNLEDPVVLNNFQVPGSPIHIYFQRHLFVAFKPHTALLINKDAPHELQFQPATYAVCGPKSIISLASLGRHFLLLSVLVAQKIAKSIGIFYDNKFCACQRRSTCIMNQYPIMTDSFSNCSFIHMQHVVVNNFCECIFDSGLSYFNKSLTHDRCGNYVVEPGEQCDCGSFKQCYNNPCCTSDCILTPGSKCNTGRCCTNCTYSDAGTLGRPIQNICDLPEYCRGVSVECPDDFYMQDGTLCTEEGYCYHGNCTDRTMHCQEIFGRNAVKGENVCYTINQKGSRYGHCRRDPGVFKSKPCSPTDMQCGRLQCSNVTHLPQLQEHVRFHQSEISGFWCFGLDSHRSTGTTDIGHVRTGTPCAPGKFCQDTYCNGSVAQLNYDCIPEKCSHRGICNNNRNCHCHVGWDPPRCTERGTGGSTDLGPPPRRMRSVRQSRESVVYXRVIFARIYALIAAFLFGVAGNVRTINRQKVTEETADQDNA